The genomic segment TCCCCGAGTTTATTTATGATATTGTCACTTGTACAATGGTTCCAGACTTCACCAATGATGACATAATCAAATTTCTCTTTTTGTATCTTGTCATAATAGCGGGCCACATTGTCATGGCAATCTTTATATACACTGTTTTTGTAGCGCCCCCAATCAAACTGAGAAATACCGGGTAACACTAAACACGTCGATGTGCCCTGTACCATCACAGAGACATGCGCATCCTTAGCCAATAAATCTATAAAATTCCAAAAATGATTAGAATGTGAGTCTCCGATCAGTAGTGCCTTTTTGAGGGCGTCTGTATCACCAATGATACAATCGTTATTTTTTCCGTCCTCATTATCGTTCAAACATGACTCTCTATAGGGCGACTCATATTTGTCCAGCGTAGATGTTATACGCAAATAATCTGCACCAAAGCGCCCACTGAACCCATTGTATCGTTCGGTCAATGAGTATAGTGCTACAAAAATAATTATTGGTATTAACACGAGGATTGAAAAAGATGTTGGCAAAGAGTTACTTTTTTTTCTACATGGTTTTTCAATAAAAAAATGGCTTTGTTGAATAAATCGAACTTTTAGGTGACTGGCGGCTCTGATCACTACATTCGTTTCAACATCAGGTCCCCATGGCAAAGCAAAAGTTTAAAATCACCAACTGGCCCGCATACAACAATGCGCTCAGGCAGCGGGGGGACATGACAGTATGGCATGATGAGTCAGCCATTGCTGCATGGACTGAGAGTACACCACCTGAACATCGTGGCCGGCCGCTTCACTACACCGATATGGCCATTACCACGGTTCTGATGATAAAGCGCGTGTTTAACCTTTCTCTCCGGGCGTTACAGGGTTTCGTTGACGCGATTTTTAAACTGATGGGGCTGTCGCTGCGCTGCCCAGATTACTCTCTGGTCAGCCGGCGAGCAAAAACCGTCGACATCAGCATAAAAACGCCAACCCGCGGCGAAATCTCACACCTGGTCATCGATGGCACCGGCCTGAAAATCTTCGGCGAAGGCGAATGGAAAGTCAGGCAGCATGGGGCTGAGAGGCGCAGAGTATGACGCAAGCTTCATCTGGCAGTAGATAGCGCGACACATGAAATTATCTGTGCCGATTTATCGCTAAGCGGTACGACAGATGCGCAGGCTCTGCCCGGGCTGATTAACCAAACCCACCGGAAAATCAGGGAAGCGTCGGCTGACAGTGCTTACGATACGCGTTACTGTCATGATGCTCTGCTGAGGAAAAAAATAAAGCCGCTTATCCCACCGCGAAGTGGTGCGCAATATTGGCCAGCTCGATACCATGAGCGTAACCATGCGGTGGCAAATCAGCATCTGAGCGGCAATAACGATACCTGGAAAAAGAAAGTAGGTTATCACCGGCGTTCACTGGCTGAAACGGCCATGTTCCAGTTTAAAACACTTCTGGGTGGTCATCTGAGTCTGCATGACTATGACGCGCAGGTAGGTGAGGCTATGGCAATGGTCAAAGCGCTTAACCGGATCACGCTGTTAGGAATGCCAAACAGCGTCCGCATCATGTAACAATCGCCCTGATAGGGAGGAAGTCGTCACAAATTTCGGATTTATTCAACAAAGCGCGTCACGTGTTGTCTTTTTCCTCCTCGGCGTGCTGTATGAACACCACTGTTAGCCAAATGGCGCGCGGGCGTGGACGATGCGTAAGAGGCCCACGCGCGAACCGCTGAAGCCAGCAGAGCAGGCGCTTAATGGCAAGCGTGGCCGTAGGCGGGCGGTACGGTCAGTGTGGCACCTATCTCTGCAAGGGACGGCGGGCGCGAAGGGATTCAAGGCTGCGGATATCGGTACAGCAAATTTTCGCGGGGGGATGAAGATACGCCGGGCGACAAGCGTGGCGGAGGCGGTGGGCCAGGAGATACAAAGCAAAAAAGGTGTGATGCCGCTAAGCAAAACACCTTTTAAATGAGCCCGTACCGGATTCTGTGTAAATGCCTTTTCTCAGAAGTGACCGTCCAGGCGGTCACCGAACTCGATAATAAAGCGGCTCATTGCCATGCGCCAGTCCCTCAAAGGCATTGTCCATTTCTGTGAGGCCGCCTGTATCGCCAGTCACACCACCTTTTTCACTGCGTCGTCGGTCGGGAACACCTTACGCTTTTTGATGGCATGCCGGATCACGCTGTTTAACGACTCGATGGCGTTGGTCGTGTAGATCACCTTGCGGATGTCCGTTGGGTAGGCAAAGAACGTGGCCAGATTGGCCCAGTTTGCCTGCCAGCTTCGACTTATTTGCGGGTAGCGGATGTCCCAGGCACTGGAGAACGCTTCCAGCGCCTGCAAGCCGGCTTCTTCCGTAGGGGCCTGATAGATAGCTTTCAGGTCGCGGGTGACGGCCTTGTAGTCCTTCCAGGAGACGAACCGCAGGCTGTTGCGCACCATATGCACGATACACAGCTGGAGCCGCGCCTCCGGATACACCGCGTTAATAGCGTCAGGGAAACCTTTCAGCCCGTCTACGCAGGCGATAAGGATATCGTTCAGGCCGCGGTTTTTCAGCTCTGTCAGCACGTTCAGCCAGAACTTTGCGCCTTCATTTTCGGCCAGCCACATACCTAGCAACTCTTTCTGGCCTTCGATGTTGATGCCCAGCGCCAGGAACACAGATTTGTTGATGATGCGGCTGTCCTGCCGAACTTTTAGAACGATACAGTCAAGATAAACAATGGGATAGACTGCATCCAGAGGCCGGTTTTGCCATTCGACAACCTGCTCCATGACCGCATCGGTGACCTTTGAGACCAGCGCCGGCGAGACATCGGCGTTATACAGCTCTTTGAACGCGGCGGCGATCTCGCGGGTGGTCATCCCTTTGGCGTACAACGATAAAATCTGGTTATCCATCCCGGTAATCCGGGTCTGGTTCTTCTTCACCAGTTGCAGTTCAAAGGAACCGTCACGATCGCGCGGAGTACGCAGCGTCAGCGGGCCATCGCCAGTGGTAACAGTTTTTGTGGAATAGCCGTTGCGGGCGTTGGTCCCCGGTTTAGGCTGATTTTTATCGTAGCCGAGGTGATGGGTCATTTCGGCATTGAGAGCTGCTTCGACGTTGATTTTTTTCAGCAGCCGATCGAAGTGACTGAAATCTTCAGAGGTTTTGAGATTTTTGGCCAGTTCGTTAGCCAGAGCCTGCAACTGTTTTTCGTCCATAAATTAACCTGTTTTTGATGTTGGATTGAACATATCAAAATCAGGCAAA from the Candidatus Sodalis pierantonius str. SOPE genome contains:
- a CDS encoding SGNH hydrolase domain-containing protein; translation: MIRAASHLKVRFIQQSHFFIEKPCRKKSNSLPTSFSILVLIPIIIFVALYSLTERYNGFSGRFGADYLRITSTLDKYESPYRESCLNDNEDGKNNDCIIGDTDALKKALLIGDSHSNHFWNFIDLLAKDAHVSVMVQGTSTCLVLPGISQFDWGRYKNSVYKDCHDNVARYYDKIQKEKFDYVIIGEVWNHCTSDNIINKLGDARSEALPRQRIEVAMRKAMGIIIKSGAKPVIIKTIYIAPKEYVPCFYQNVKLRAHNKDASCERGVWNGDGSDWFNQLFKQLKTEYPSLIIIDPKRVQCSGKNCVTEIDGIPIYRDYWHLTDHASFIFGLC